The Thunnus maccoyii chromosome 9, fThuMac1.1, whole genome shotgun sequence genome includes a region encoding these proteins:
- the bag4 gene encoding BAG family molecular chaperone regulator 4 yields the protein MHHHQMQSDLKPGWPSTCNSGNNNVNCNNSMDAPQYPGYPSHYWYPQSHSTGHYATTYPSGSDVQPQYNPQVMPGGYPNGHGVYSPAQSQYSTSGFHPSNPFYCADPQRPAPGPYPNQGCPAEQSSGPSGQPHSQHQHHQHHHYPGPHCQGGPGYPPGPYPHYSEGGHAMPPNPPYPTGQSLHPSPQAEAWAHSGAYTPSQQQWQPGQQPPQNHYGNPVRPPHPPAWPGTGTGAPPPYQPKDQQHQRAPQVGLKPRPTLPPNPSNGKPTEISSPPQMYNKTGRGEPNPSRGEPPPPAPASAQAPAPGQAGPQPLSDNPSLAKVHHVMARVLLLQEDVDEFVGKKTDKSYRCLEELLTKELLELDSVETQGQEIVRQARKEAVQRIQAILDQLEKKAF from the exons ATGCATCATCACCAAATGCAGTCAGATCTGAAACCTGGCTGGCCCTCCACTTGCAACTCGGGAAATAATAACGTGAACTGCAATAACAGTATG GATGCTCCTCAGTATCCAGGCTACCCTTCACACTACTGGTATCCTCAGTCTCATTCCACAGGACACTATGCAACTACCTATCCCTCTGGATCAGATGTTCAGCCACAGTACAATCCACAG GTGATGCCTGGAGGTTATCCAAATGGCCATGGTGTCTACAGCCCAGCACAGAGTCAATATTCAACAAGTGGTTTCCACCCGTCCAACCCTTTCTACTGTGCCGACCCTCAGAGACCAGCTCCAGGTCCTTATCCCAACCAGGGCTgtccagcagagcagagcagtgggCCGTCTGGGCAGCCGCACTCCCAGCACCAACATCACCAACATCACCACTATCCTGGACCACACTGTCAAGGG GGTCCTGGATATCCTCCTGGACCATACCCTCACTATAGTGAAGGTGGTCATGCAATGCCTCCAAACCCCCCATACCCTACTGGCCAGTCTCTTCACCCTAGCCCCCAGGCCGAGGCTTGGGCACACTCTGGTGCATATACACCCtcacagcagcagtggcagcctGGCCAGCAGCCTCCACAAAACCACTATGGAAATCCTGTCCGTCCACCACATCCCCCAGCGTGGCCAGGGACTGGAACTGGTGCTCCACCACCTTACCAACCCAAG GACCAACAGCACCAACGTGCCCCACAAGTGGGACTCAAACCCAGGCCAACCCTGCCCCCGAATCCCTCCAACGGAAAACCCACAGAAATCAGTTCCCCTCCCCAAATGTACAACAAAACGGGGAGAGGTGAGCCCAATCCTTCACGAGGTGAGCCCCCGCCCCCTGCCCCTGCCTCAGCCCAGGCGCCAGCTCCCGGCCAGGCTGGACCTCAGCCCCTGAGCGATAACCCCAGCCTAGCTAAGGTCCACCATGTCATGGCCAGAGTGCTCCTGCTTCAGGAAGATGTTGATGAGTTTGTTggcaaaaaaacagacaagagtTACCGGTGTCTGGAGGAACTGCTGACCAAAGAGCTGCTGGAGCTGGACTCTGTGGAGACTCAGGGACAGGAGATTGTCCGGCAAGCCCGAAAGGAGGCTGTACAGAGGATCCAGGccattctggaccagctggagaagAAAGCCTTCTGA
- the LOC121903365 gene encoding hibernation-specific plasma protein HP-55-like, whose product MKKFTMMRATLCIWILSAVVCVGRGHHHEGHDQDTALDSSADSVSRVTSANKEFAYRMYKKLAAHTESQGKNIFFSPASLSIALAALSVGARGETHRQLFSGLGFNSSLLTQTDVDQSFRTLLQRANKTSQDISEGTAVFVDNRFKPQPEFLDVLKQSYFADGFEVDFTKSTDSADTINKYVEEKTNGKIDKLVESLDPSTVMYLVSYIFYKGKWATPFDPKLTKEDTFTVDESTKVPVQMMNMEQEFDTYYDQAINTSVLHLPFNNSYSMLLLLPDDMATLENVICPSHVTKWLKWMKSRTYDVYIPKFSIKTSYSLKDMLIEMGMTDMFGDRADLSGISEERELLVSEVVQKAALDVDEAGATAAAATGIEITLMSFRHIPVLKFNRPFMVLITEHSTENILFMGKIINPNI is encoded by the exons ATGAAGAAG TTCACCATGATGCGTGCAACCCTGTGTATCTGGATCTTATCAGCAGTGGTCTGCGTGGGCAGAGGCCATCACCATGAAGGTCACGACCAAGACACCGCACTCGACAGCAGTGCTGACAGTGTCTCACGGGTGACTTCAGCAAACAAAGAGTTTGCCTACCGTATGTACAAAAAGTTAGCAGCTCACACTGAATCTCAAGGCAAGAATATCTTCTTCTCACCAGCTAGTTTGTCCATCGCCTTGGCTGCCTTGTCTGTTGGAGCACGGGGGGAGACCCACCGGCAGCTCTTCAGTGGTCTGGGTTTCAACAGCTCTCTACTGACGCAGACAGATGTGGATCAGTCCTTCCGTACGCTCCTACAAAGGGCAAACAAGACATCTCAAGATATCAGCGAAGGAACCGCTGTGTTTGTGGATAACCGCTTCAAGCCACAGCCTGAGTTCCTGGACGTCTTGAAGCAGTCCTACTTTGCAGATGGGTTTGAAGTTGACTTCACCAAAAGCACAGACAGTGCCGACACTATCAATAAGTATGTGGAGGAGAAGACCAACGGGAAGATTGATAAGCTGGTGGAAAGCCTGGACCCAAGCACAGTCATGTATCTCGTCAGCTACATATTCTACAAAG GAAAGTGGGCGACTCCATTTGATCCCAAGCTCACCAAGGAGGACACGTTCACTGTTGATGAGAGCACCAAG GTTCCTGTCCAGATGATGAATATGGAGCAGGAATTTGATACTTATTATGACCAGGCAATTAACACGTCGGTCCTCCACCTTCCCTTCAACAACTCCTACTcgatgctgctgttgttgcctGATGATATGGCGACACTGGAGAATGTAATTTGTCCAAGCCACGTCACCAAATGGCTTAAGTGGATGAAGTCCAG GACTTATGATGTATATATTCCAAAGTTCTCCATCAAGACTTCTTACTCCCTGAAGGATATGTTGATTGAAATGGGAATGACAGACATGTTTGGTGATCGAGCAGATCTGAGCGGCATTTCAGAGGAGCGGGAACTGCTTGTCTCAGAG GTTGTGCAAAAAGCCGCTCTGGATGTCGATGAGGCTGGAGCCACTGCCGCAGCTGCTACAGGCATAGAAATCACACTTATGTCCTTCCGCCACATCCCTGTCTTGAAGTTCAATCGACCATTTATGGTCCTGATCACTGAGCACAGCACAGAAAACATCCTCTTTATGGGCAAGATTATCAACCCAAACATCTGA
- the lsm1 gene encoding U6 snRNA-associated Sm-like protein LSm1, producing the protein MNYVPGTASLIDDIDKKHLVLLRDGRTLIGYLRSIDQFANLVFHQTVERIHVGKKFGDIPRGIFIVRGENVVLLGEIDVDKPCDTVLQQVSIEEILEEQRLKQQAKQETEKVKMQVLKDRGLSVPKADNLDEY; encoded by the exons ATGAACTACGTACCAGGGACGGCAAGTCTCATTGACGACATCGACA AGAAACACCTGGTCCTGCTCCGAGATGGCAGGACACTGATCGGTTACCTCAGGAGCATTGATCAGTTCG CCAATCTAGTTTTTCATCAGACAGTTGAGCGCATCCATGTGGGGAAGAAATTTGGTGACATCCCCAGAGGAATATTCATtgtgagaggagaaaatgtgGTCCTGCTTGGAGAGATA gaTGTGGATAAACCCTGCGACACAGTCCTGCAGCAGGTCTCCATCGAAGAGATTCTGGAGGAGCAACGGTTGAAGCAGCAAGCCAAACAAGAGACGGAGAAAGTCAAGATGCAGGTCTTGAAGGACCGAGGCCTTTCCGTCCCCAAAGCTGATAACTTAGATGAATACTAA